A section of the Mesobacillus jeotgali genome encodes:
- the flhA gene encoding flagellar biosynthesis protein FlhA, with protein MSGKDLSVIFGVILIVAMLIIPFPSWLLSILIMVNISIALLVLLNTMNMTEPLQFSVFPSLLLILTLFRLGLNVSTTRAILSHGEAGGVVEVFGSFVVGGNVVVGMVVFFILVIIQFIVITKGSERVSEVAARFTLDAMPGKQMSIDADLNAGMISEQQARERREKVSRESDFYGAMDGASKFVKGDAIAGIIIVLINLIFGIVIGMTQQGLAIGDAAQRYSLLTVGDGIVSQIPALLISTATGIVVTRAASDGNLGFDITSQLTAYPKMLYVAGGTIFLLGLFTPITDLLTIPLAGLLAYGGYAFSRVPEPDQQQIQEMEEDIQMDEMKSPESVVNLLNVDPIEFEFGYGLIPLADANQGGDLLDRIVMIRRQLAIELGLVIPVVRIRDNIQLQPNEYRLKIKGNEMARGELLLDHYLAMSPGIEDESIEGIDTVEPSFGLPAKWITEEMKEQAEIFGYTVVDPPSVVSTHITEVIKANAHELLGRQETKQLIDHLRESYPILVEEATPNPLSVGEIQKVLGKLLKENVSIRNLPIIFETLADYGKITTDTDILAEYVRQALARQITNQYSRNGETLKVITLSGRVEKLIAEGVQQTEHGNYLSLDPTVSQGILESVANQIEQLSIMEQTPIILCSPAVRMYVRQLTERYFAQIPVLSYNELEANVEVQSVGVVNGE; from the coding sequence ATGTCCGGAAAAGACCTATCTGTCATATTCGGTGTCATTTTAATAGTTGCGATGTTAATCATTCCTTTTCCATCCTGGCTGTTAAGTATACTGATTATGGTCAATATATCAATCGCACTGCTGGTGCTTTTGAACACAATGAATATGACGGAGCCGCTGCAATTTTCTGTTTTTCCTTCATTGCTGTTAATTTTAACTTTGTTTCGATTGGGACTGAATGTCTCCACAACCCGTGCTATTTTGTCACATGGAGAGGCCGGGGGAGTTGTTGAGGTATTCGGTTCATTCGTTGTCGGCGGCAATGTAGTAGTGGGTATGGTTGTTTTCTTCATTTTGGTCATTATCCAATTCATAGTTATTACAAAAGGATCTGAACGTGTATCAGAGGTTGCAGCGAGGTTTACACTCGATGCAATGCCTGGGAAACAGATGAGTATCGATGCGGATTTGAATGCAGGGATGATCTCTGAACAACAGGCCCGTGAACGTCGCGAAAAGGTTAGCAGGGAGTCTGATTTCTATGGAGCGATGGACGGTGCCAGTAAATTTGTAAAAGGGGATGCAATTGCTGGTATCATCATTGTTTTGATTAACCTGATTTTTGGTATTGTCATCGGTATGACGCAGCAGGGATTGGCAATTGGCGATGCCGCTCAACGGTACTCGCTTTTGACGGTAGGAGATGGTATTGTCAGCCAGATCCCCGCGTTGTTGATTTCAACTGCTACCGGCATTGTGGTCACCAGGGCAGCATCAGATGGGAATTTGGGTTTCGACATAACTTCGCAGCTTACTGCTTATCCTAAGATGCTGTATGTTGCCGGTGGTACGATTTTCCTGCTTGGTTTGTTCACACCAATAACAGATTTGCTGACCATTCCGTTAGCTGGTCTATTGGCTTATGGCGGATATGCATTCTCTCGTGTGCCTGAACCTGACCAGCAACAGATTCAGGAAATGGAAGAGGATATCCAGATGGATGAAATGAAGAGTCCAGAAAGTGTTGTCAATCTATTGAATGTAGATCCGATAGAATTTGAATTCGGCTATGGATTGATTCCTCTCGCAGACGCAAACCAGGGAGGAGACCTGTTAGACAGGATTGTCATGATCAGGAGACAGCTTGCAATAGAGCTTGGCCTCGTTATTCCTGTCGTTAGAATTCGGGACAATATCCAGCTACAGCCAAATGAATACAGGCTGAAAATAAAAGGAAATGAAATGGCAAGGGGAGAATTGCTGTTGGATCATTATCTCGCGATGAGTCCTGGAATCGAGGATGAATCGATCGAAGGAATCGATACTGTGGAACCAAGCTTTGGCTTGCCTGCTAAATGGATTACAGAAGAAATGAAGGAGCAGGCTGAAATCTTTGGTTATACCGTAGTTGATCCACCTTCCGTCGTATCCACCCATATAACTGAAGTGATCAAGGCAAATGCTCATGAGCTTCTAGGGCGACAGGAAACCAAGCAGCTGATCGACCATCTGCGTGAAAGCTATCCAATCCTTGTCGAGGAAGCGACGCCAAATCCTCTGTCAGTCGGCGAGATTCAAAAAGTACTGGGCAAGCTTCTGAAGGAGAATGTTTCAATCAGGAATCTGCCCATCATCTTTGAAACTCTTGCAGACTATGGAAAGATCACAACAGATACAGATATCCTTGCTGAATATGTGCGCCAGGCACTTGCAAGGCAAATTACCAACCAGTATTCCAGGAACGGCGAAACACTGAAGGTAATCACATTATCAGGCAGAGTTGAAAAGTTGATTGCAGAAGGTGTCCAGCAAACTGAACACGGAAACTATTTATCGCTTGACCCGACAGTATCCCAGGGGATTCTTGAATCAGTAGCCAATCAAATCGAGCAGCTGAGCATCATGGAACAGACTCCGATCATTCTGTGCTCGCCTGCAGTAAGGATGTATGTGCGCCAGCTGACGGAAAGATATTTTGCCCAGATCCCTGTATTGTCTTATAACGAGCTAGAAGCTAATGTCGAAGTACAAAGTGTCGGAGTGGTGAATGGAGAATGA
- the flhF gene encoding flagellar biosynthesis protein FlhF, with protein sequence MKVKKYKASSMPEAMKQVRAELGSDAVILNSRVIQTGGFMGFFKKNSIEVIAAIDPDTDMTQKPTSIEKSVKYNPPVIKTEESIVELKTGNKLPPVAAPPTVDGDLIREISQLKDLLKSSGSTDGIPLPEPVSRHLQHLRNQDVDQTIIDDLSSVILEKWYLSGAAASAEEIIGWCGSAIQQRLNGLSFGGVSFKKRFVNVIGPTGVGKTTTLAKIAADCVLKHQKRVAFITTDTYRIAAIEQLKTYAKILDVPIEVCYNMDDFKGATEKFADFDLVFIDTAGRNFRNQKYVNDLKDVIDFNEEMETFLVLALTSKQKDMEEIRNQFSLIHIDKFIFTKLDETSVYGSMLNMADKYTTGIAYLTNGQDVPDDIIGASPEITANSILGVHIYE encoded by the coding sequence ATGAAAGTAAAAAAATATAAAGCTTCATCTATGCCGGAAGCAATGAAACAAGTAAGAGCCGAACTTGGAAGCGATGCAGTAATCCTTAATTCACGTGTTATACAAACAGGAGGATTCATGGGCTTTTTCAAGAAAAACAGCATAGAGGTCATTGCCGCCATTGATCCGGACACCGATATGACTCAGAAGCCTACCAGTATCGAGAAATCAGTGAAATACAATCCTCCAGTGATTAAAACAGAGGAATCCATAGTGGAGTTGAAAACTGGAAATAAGCTCCCTCCTGTAGCAGCACCCCCAACAGTTGATGGAGATTTGATCAGAGAGATATCACAGCTGAAAGACCTGCTAAAATCATCCGGCAGCACCGATGGGATTCCACTTCCTGAGCCTGTAAGCAGACATCTCCAACACTTAAGAAACCAGGATGTGGACCAGACGATAATTGATGATTTGTCCTCAGTCATCCTGGAAAAATGGTATCTAAGCGGCGCAGCAGCAAGTGCTGAAGAAATTATCGGATGGTGTGGCTCGGCAATTCAGCAAAGATTAAACGGACTTTCTTTCGGAGGGGTCAGTTTTAAGAAGAGGTTTGTAAATGTGATTGGGCCGACAGGTGTAGGCAAAACGACTACACTTGCAAAAATCGCTGCAGATTGTGTATTGAAGCATCAAAAGAGAGTTGCGTTCATAACAACTGACACATATAGGATCGCAGCGATTGAGCAGTTGAAAACTTACGCGAAAATTCTCGATGTGCCAATCGAGGTTTGCTACAACATGGACGATTTCAAGGGTGCGACTGAAAAGTTTGCCGATTTTGATTTGGTCTTTATCGATACAGCAGGACGAAATTTCCGGAATCAAAAATATGTAAATGATTTGAAAGATGTCATTGATTTTAATGAGGAAATGGAAACCTTTCTAGTATTGGCTCTCACTTCAAAGCAAAAGGATATGGAAGAAATCCGCAACCAATTTTCGCTAATCCATATCGACAAATTCATCTTTACAAAACTGGATGAGACATCTGTTTATGGATCCATGCTCAATATGGCAGATAAATACACTACTGGAATTGCCTATTTGACAAATGGACAAGACGTTCCAGATGACATAATTGGGGCAAGCCCTGAAATAACAGCAAATTCTATTCTTGGAGTCCACATCTATGAGTGA
- a CDS encoding MinD/ParA family protein, translating into MSDQAEKLRNRLRTTIPDREAKTLAVVSGKGGVGKSNFSLNFSISLAKKGNKVLLFDLDIGMGNIEILMGKHSSLSIADFLAGKASMEEVIFQGPHGVEYISGGTGLSQLIRMDKESVEYFTTSLSDVLRKYDYIIFDMGAGLNEETLSILLSVNEIFVITTTEPTSLMDAYATMKYIHLADDSLPFYLVVNRAGSIKEGMETMARLEDVLRKFLGRTPIKLGLLPDDKSVQEAVKRQIPFVLFNERSQASKGMAEIIGKYINKESYNAEKRDNRSFTTRLKQFLFER; encoded by the coding sequence ATGAGTGACCAGGCAGAAAAGCTGAGAAACCGTCTCAGGACAACTATTCCTGACCGGGAAGCAAAGACACTCGCGGTTGTCAGTGGCAAGGGAGGGGTTGGCAAATCGAATTTTTCTTTGAACTTCTCGATTTCCCTCGCCAAGAAAGGTAATAAGGTATTGCTGTTTGATCTGGATATTGGAATGGGAAACATTGAAATTTTAATGGGCAAGCATTCTTCACTATCCATTGCAGACTTTCTAGCCGGCAAGGCTTCGATGGAAGAGGTTATTTTTCAAGGCCCTCATGGTGTTGAATATATTTCAGGCGGGACAGGGCTGAGTCAGTTAATCAGGATGGACAAGGAAAGTGTAGAATATTTCACCACGAGTTTAAGTGACGTATTAAGAAAATATGACTATATCATTTTTGATATGGGTGCCGGCTTGAATGAAGAAACGCTTTCAATACTCTTATCGGTAAATGAGATTTTCGTGATAACCACAACAGAGCCCACCTCCTTGATGGATGCTTATGCAACAATGAAATATATCCATCTCGCCGATGATAGCCTGCCTTTCTACCTCGTCGTTAACAGGGCTGGATCTATTAAGGAAGGTATGGAAACGATGGCCAGATTAGAGGATGTACTCCGGAAATTTTTGGGCAGAACACCGATTAAGCTGGGACTGCTGCCCGATGATAAATCTGTACAGGAAGCGGTAAAACGGCAAATTCCATTTGTGCTGTTCAATGAACGGTCACAAGCTTCAAAAGGAATGGCTGAAATAATCGGAAAATATATCAATAAAGAGAGCTACAATGCCGAAAAGAGAGATAACAGGAGTTTTACAACAAGATTGAAGCAATTCCTTTTCGAAAGGTAG
- a CDS encoding protein-glutamate methylesterase/protein-glutamine glutaminase, producing the protein MARIRVLIVDDSAFMRKLISDFLSEHPEIEVIGTARNGEDALKKYRETHPDVITLDVEMPKLNGLEVLKIIMQERPLPVVMLSSTTKEGADTTLQAIQAGAVDFVAKPSGSISIDLHKVKTELIEKVLSASKANLSKLSSQQEARTAGMAINTSTQPEKNSAKLFGKRFSPEAKKIVCIGTSTGGPRALQQVLTSLPKDIGVPLLVVQHMPPGFTKSLAARLDSLSSITVKEAEDGELLQKGTAYIAPGGFHLEVKNVGPSLAVRLSQAPPRNGHRPSVDVMFESVSAIKNYSKVAVVMTGMGADGSRGLIEMKKNGNVKAIAESQDSSIVFGMPKAAIATNMVDDVANVEHIAETIMNYI; encoded by the coding sequence GTGGCAAGGATAAGAGTTCTCATCGTAGATGATTCAGCTTTCATGCGAAAGCTGATCAGCGACTTTCTATCAGAACATCCTGAGATTGAAGTAATTGGCACGGCACGTAACGGAGAGGATGCCTTGAAAAAATATCGGGAAACACACCCGGATGTCATCACCCTTGATGTTGAAATGCCAAAACTTAATGGCCTGGAAGTCTTGAAAATAATCATGCAAGAACGGCCTCTGCCGGTCGTCATGCTATCAAGCACAACAAAAGAGGGTGCTGATACAACACTCCAGGCAATTCAGGCAGGTGCAGTGGATTTTGTGGCAAAGCCCTCAGGATCCATATCTATTGATTTACATAAAGTCAAAACAGAATTAATCGAGAAAGTGTTATCTGCAAGCAAGGCGAATCTATCTAAATTAAGCAGCCAGCAAGAAGCACGAACGGCAGGAATGGCGATAAACACTTCAACACAACCAGAAAAAAATTCAGCAAAACTTTTTGGCAAAAGATTTAGTCCAGAAGCGAAGAAAATTGTCTGCATCGGTACTTCGACAGGAGGACCAAGAGCTCTGCAGCAAGTTTTAACCTCACTGCCAAAAGATATAGGGGTACCTTTGCTTGTTGTCCAGCACATGCCGCCAGGCTTTACGAAGTCTCTTGCCGCCCGTCTGGATTCCTTGAGCAGCATTACGGTCAAGGAAGCAGAAGATGGGGAGCTTTTACAAAAAGGGACGGCATATATAGCGCCGGGAGGATTTCATCTGGAAGTTAAGAATGTAGGTCCATCATTGGCGGTCAGGTTAAGCCAAGCTCCTCCGCGAAACGGTCATCGACCTTCCGTAGATGTGATGTTTGAGTCGGTCAGTGCAATCAAGAACTACTCCAAAGTAGCTGTCGTCATGACCGGGATGGGTGCAGATGGTTCCAGAGGCCTAATCGAAATGAAGAAGAATGGGAATGTAAAGGCCATTGCAGAATCGCAGGATTCATCCATTGTTTTCGGGATGCCGAAAGCTGCTATTGCAACGAACATGGTGGATGATGTGGCAAATGTTGAACACATTGCTGAAACAATCATGAATTATATTTGA